Proteins from a single region of Methanobrevibacter olleyae:
- a CDS encoding TrkH family potassium uptake protein: protein MMINYLSKQDIKIILHYLGYIMEGIGIILSIPIIVDLIYSEYNYPIGLIPCIVSFGLGFLFVFKFRKYDRLKFKHGMIISSIAWLWAGFVAAIIMVLILDISFLDAFFENVSAWTGSGLTIFNDVESLPMSILFLRSLEQWIGGLGVVIIFISIVIKPGTSAYKLYRSEAREDKIKPNIKNTLKKTIEIYIIYTAIGILLYILAGLPIFDSVNLTFTTISTGGMSIKNANIGYYNNNIIYLITIFLMILGATSFTVHYKMIKTKGNAILKDIQFQFMIIAIIISGIFIALLTHIAPMNVIFHIVSAITTTGANIASPTELASWAPTALILIIVLMVMGGSSGSTVGAVKIIRIITFLKSIHLTVTNLISPEGRVVKTKIAGKSINEREMKESTLYISVYLMFLIISWIIMTYYTNNPINALFDVTSTIGNVGLSTGIINGSLDTVPKILLIFLMWIGRLEIIPVLLAIKLGVETFEQKLELVKILLKNKIKKA from the coding sequence ATGATGATAAACTATTTATCAAAACAGGATATAAAAATCATTCTACATTATCTCGGATATATTATGGAAGGGATAGGAATCATACTATCCATACCTATAATTGTAGATTTAATTTATAGTGAATATAATTATCCTATTGGATTAATTCCATGTATAGTTTCATTTGGATTAGGTTTTTTATTTGTCTTTAAATTTAGAAAATACGATAGGCTTAAATTTAAACACGGAATGATTATATCTAGTATCGCTTGGCTATGGGCAGGATTTGTAGCAGCGATTATAATGGTACTCATCTTGGATATATCATTTTTAGATGCTTTTTTTGAAAATGTTTCTGCATGGACAGGAAGTGGATTAACCATTTTTAATGATGTGGAATCTTTGCCAATGTCAATTCTATTTTTAAGAAGTTTAGAACAATGGATTGGTGGATTAGGAGTAGTAATTATTTTTATAAGCATAGTTATAAAGCCTGGAACTTCCGCATATAAATTATATAGATCTGAGGCAAGGGAAGATAAAATAAAGCCCAACATAAAAAATACACTTAAAAAAACCATAGAAATATATATTATTTATACTGCAATAGGTATCCTTTTATATATTCTAGCAGGGTTGCCAATTTTTGATTCTGTAAATCTGACATTCACTACAATATCTACTGGTGGAATGTCAATAAAAAATGCAAATATCGGATATTACAACAATAATATAATTTATTTAATTACAATCTTCTTAATGATATTAGGTGCTACAAGCTTTACAGTTCATTACAAAATGATTAAAACAAAGGGAAATGCTATATTAAAAGATATACAATTCCAATTCATGATTATAGCCATTATAATTAGTGGAATATTTATTGCACTATTAACCCATATTGCTCCAATGAATGTAATATTCCATATAGTTTCTGCAATAACAACAACAGGAGCAAATATAGCAAGCCCAACTGAATTAGCTTCTTGGGCACCTACAGCATTAATATTAATAATAGTATTAATGGTGATGGGAGGTTCTTCAGGATCAACAGTAGGTGCTGTAAAAATTATTAGGATAATTACCTTTTTAAAAAGTATACATCTTACCGTGACAAACTTAATATCCCCTGAAGGAAGGGTTGTAAAAACTAAAATAGCTGGAAAATCAATTAATGAAAGAGAGATGAAAGAATCTACATTATATATTTCAGTTTATTTAATGTTTTTAATAATATCTTGGATTATAATGACTTATTATACAAATAATCCAATTAATGCATTATTTGATGTTACATCTACAATAGGTAATGTTGGATTAAGTACAGGTATAATAAATGGAAGTTTAGATACAGTTCCTAAAATATTATTAATATTTTTAATGTGGATAGGAAGATTAGAAATAATTCCTGTTTTACTAGCAATTAAGCTAGGAGTAGAAACCTTTGAACAAAAGTTAGAATTAGTAAAAATACTATTAAAAAATAAAATAAAGAAAGCATGA
- a CDS encoding metal-dependent hydrolase family protein codes for MTSLYIKNVNIINPFDEEPLDERHILIKDGKIESLDKEESTLYANHIVIDGEDNYLLPGFIDSHAHIMANGFHKEDTMKNPLALHFYNAVNNMKATIDAGVTTVRDCGLADIGVKIAQKEKIFPAPRLNISVKPLTITGGHFDFYLNSGFDMELSYPGLPIGTCDGVEEILKKTREVIRARADFIKIMASGGILSPNTSPEFSQFNTKELKTIVDEAKNYNLKVVAHCHSLEAIEKSAKAGIRSIEHGTFIDKKTSHLLSKKRIYLTPTLIVHQTLIKEGFPVWDNFAEDKLKKLKEVVKIQKENIEIAYQEGVKFLMGSDCGVISHGKNLGELKQLVDVGLSPLEAIQAGTIEGARFFNQENQLGSIELGKIADMVLVKENPIDKIESLADNDNILAVVQDGKLLKNNPIF; via the coding sequence ATGACTTCTTTATACATTAAAAATGTGAACATTATAAATCCTTTTGATGAAGAGCCTCTTGATGAGAGACATATTTTAATCAAAGATGGCAAAATAGAGTCTTTAGATAAAGAAGAATCTACATTATATGCCAATCATATTGTTATAGATGGTGAAGATAATTATCTTTTGCCGGGGTTTATAGACTCCCATGCTCATATTATGGCAAATGGATTTCATAAAGAAGATACTATGAAAAATCCACTTGCATTACACTTTTATAATGCTGTAAATAATATGAAAGCAACAATTGATGCAGGTGTTACTACAGTTAGAGATTGTGGATTGGCAGATATTGGAGTTAAAATAGCTCAAAAGGAGAAAATTTTCCCAGCTCCACGATTAAATATTTCAGTTAAACCATTAACTATCACTGGAGGACATTTTGATTTTTACTTAAATTCTGGTTTTGATATGGAGTTATCTTATCCAGGACTTCCTATTGGTACCTGTGATGGTGTAGAAGAGATTTTAAAAAAAACCCGTGAAGTTATAAGGGCCCGTGCTGATTTTATTAAAATTATGGCAAGTGGAGGTATTCTATCTCCCAATACATCTCCAGAATTTTCACAATTTAATACTAAAGAGTTAAAAACTATTGTTGATGAGGCAAAAAATTATAATTTAAAAGTTGTTGCTCACTGTCATAGTTTAGAGGCAATTGAAAAATCTGCTAAAGCAGGTATAAGATCTATTGAACATGGCACATTTATTGACAAGAAGACCTCACACCTACTTTCTAAAAAAAGGATATATCTTACTCCTACTTTAATTGTTCATCAAACTCTTATTAAAGAAGGATTTCCTGTCTGGGATAATTTTGCAGAGGACAAACTTAAAAAATTAAAGGAAGTTGTTAAAATCCAAAAAGAAAACATCGAAATTGCATATCAGGAAGGAGTTAAATTCTTAATGGGTTCTGACTGTGGGGTAATCAGTCATGGTAAAAACCTTGGTGAACTTAAACAATTGGTAGATGTTGGATTAAGCCCTCTTGAAGCTATTCAAGCAGGAACCATTGAGGGAGCTAGATTCTTTAATCAAGAAAATCAATTAGGTTCTATTGAACTAGGTAAAATAGCTGATATGGTTTTAGTTAAAGAAAATCCCATTGATAAGATTGAATCTTTAGCTGATAATGATAATATTTTAGCTGTGGTTCAAGATGGAAAATTACTTAAAAATAATCCTATTTTTTAA
- a CDS encoding DUF126 domain-containing protein codes for MIECRNISKGKAEGELIVSSEAISFLGGVDPETGLVIDSNHELKGQSIKDKVLFIPGGKGSTVGSYVIFQMMKNNTAPRAIICLKAEPIIATGAIMSNIPMVDSPSTVDELVNGKMVEVDSDNGKIVIL; via the coding sequence ATGATTGAATGTAGAAATATTTCTAAAGGCAAAGCAGAAGGGGAATTAATTGTATCTAGTGAAGCTATTAGTTTTTTAGGTGGAGTAGACCCTGAAACTGGTCTAGTCATTGATTCTAATCATGAACTAAAAGGCCAATCTATTAAAGATAAAGTGCTTTTTATTCCAGGAGGAAAAGGTTCTACAGTAGGATCTTATGTAATATTCCAGATGATGAAGAACAATACTGCACCACGAGCTATTATTTGCTTAAAAGCAGAACCTATTATAGCAACAGGAGCTATAATGTCTAATATTCCAATGGTTGATTCTCCATCAACTGTTGATGAATTAGTAAATGGAAAAATGGTTGAAGTAGATAGTGATAATGGAAAGATAGTTATCTTATAA
- a CDS encoding heavy metal translocating P-type ATPase: protein MAKEKELSIPVDGMHCSSCSLLVEKSLAKLDEVESINVDLNTNKANMVLNDNVSPDIIDEAVESVGFTVPKDEVVIQIDGMHCASCVNNVEKFLPRVEGVVEANANLSNQKVTIKYYRDILNLKEIQKTIEMLGFEYIGLDGELDIMDEEERYQKDLRGKLYRIIVGLVFAAILMLIMHFHYTIPPLTLGQLSLIIAIFPFYYVSYPILKAGWNSFKHKNLDMDVMYSMGILVAFVSSVLGTFNIVLDSSFMFYESAVMLPSFLTIGRYLEARAKRKTSSSIKELIGLQPKTATLITTDSDGNTVEKEIDIEEINIGDILLVKPGEKIPADSIVVEGESYVDEAMITGEPVPKLKKAGIDLFSGTINQDGALKIEAQKIGSETVLSQIIELVEKAQGTKPPVQRLANKIVSWFIPVILTIAIIVFCLWYFVAGAGLLFALTCLISVLVVACPCSLGLATPTAVTVGVGRAAEYGILIKNGETLESSQDVDVVVFDKTGTITEGKPEVEDIETFDMEESKFLQILSTVENNSNHPIAKSILNRFKLDNIQLRSEGREDLSLLDLDDFENLTGKGLKANVTIDGEIKPVLAGNLKLMEAEGVFVSEEVLNKFDTFVSQAKTTIVMAVNGEIKGIITLMDKIKSNSKHTIDALDEMGIETYMLTGDNEKTASTVANSVGIDNVMANVLPNDKLDKVSQLQKEGKRVLFVGDGINDAPALSQADVGVAMGNGTDIAMESGDIVVMEGDLENVVASIQFSQKVMTRIKENLFWAFAYNMLLVPAAAGLLFLLFDIVFRPEWAGLAMALSSVTVISLSLLLKRYIPPIKRQSN, encoded by the coding sequence ATGGCAAAGGAAAAAGAATTAAGCATTCCTGTAGATGGCATGCATTGTTCTTCATGTTCACTTCTTGTTGAAAAATCTCTTGCTAAACTTGATGAAGTGGAATCTATCAACGTAGACTTAAACACTAATAAAGCTAATATGGTTCTCAATGATAATGTTTCTCCTGATATAATTGATGAAGCTGTGGAATCTGTAGGTTTTACAGTGCCAAAAGATGAAGTTGTTATTCAGATTGATGGTATGCACTGTGCTTCATGTGTTAATAATGTAGAAAAATTCTTACCTCGTGTTGAGGGGGTTGTAGAAGCAAATGCTAATTTATCTAATCAAAAGGTTACTATAAAATATTATAGGGATATCTTAAATCTTAAAGAGATTCAAAAAACCATTGAAATGTTAGGATTTGAATATATTGGCCTTGATGGAGAATTAGACATAATGGATGAAGAAGAAAGATATCAAAAAGATCTTCGCGGAAAATTATATAGAATTATTGTTGGTTTGGTATTTGCAGCAATATTAATGCTTATAATGCATTTTCACTATACAATTCCTCCATTAACTCTAGGTCAATTATCATTAATAATAGCTATTTTCCCATTCTATTATGTAAGTTATCCAATTTTAAAAGCAGGTTGGAATTCATTTAAACATAAGAACTTAGATATGGATGTAATGTATTCTATGGGTATTCTTGTAGCATTTGTCTCTAGTGTATTAGGTACATTTAACATTGTTTTAGATTCAAGTTTTATGTTTTATGAATCTGCAGTTATGTTGCCTTCATTTTTAACAATAGGCCGTTATCTTGAAGCAAGAGCTAAAAGAAAAACCTCTTCATCTATTAAAGAGCTTATTGGTCTTCAACCTAAAACAGCTACTCTTATAACAACAGATTCTGATGGAAATACTGTCGAAAAAGAAATTGATATAGAAGAGATTAATATTGGTGATATTTTACTTGTAAAACCTGGTGAAAAAATACCTGCAGACTCTATTGTAGTTGAAGGTGAAAGTTATGTTGATGAAGCTATGATTACTGGAGAACCAGTACCGAAACTTAAAAAAGCAGGAATTGATCTATTTTCAGGTACTATTAACCAAGATGGTGCTTTAAAGATTGAAGCACAAAAAATTGGTTCTGAAACAGTTTTATCACAAATTATTGAACTTGTAGAAAAAGCACAAGGTACTAAACCTCCTGTACAAAGATTAGCTAATAAGATTGTTAGTTGGTTTATACCTGTAATTCTTACGATAGCTATTATTGTGTTCTGCTTATGGTACTTTGTAGCAGGTGCTGGCTTATTATTTGCTCTCACTTGTCTTATTTCAGTTTTGGTAGTTGCATGTCCATGTTCACTTGGCCTAGCTACTCCAACTGCTGTAACTGTAGGTGTTGGAAGAGCAGCTGAATATGGTATTTTAATTAAAAATGGTGAAACTTTAGAAAGTTCTCAAGATGTTGATGTTGTAGTATTTGATAAAACAGGTACAATTACTGAAGGTAAACCGGAGGTAGAGGATATTGAAACCTTTGATATGGAAGAAAGTAAATTCCTTCAAATATTATCAACTGTAGAGAATAATTCAAATCACCCAATTGCTAAATCTATATTAAATAGATTTAAGTTAGATAATATTCAATTAAGAAGTGAAGGTAGGGAAGATTTATCTTTACTTGATCTTGATGACTTTGAAAATCTTACAGGTAAGGGTTTAAAAGCAAATGTAACTATTGATGGAGAAATAAAACCAGTTTTAGCAGGAAACCTTAAACTTATGGAGGCAGAAGGTGTCTTTGTAAGTGAAGAAGTTTTAAATAAGTTTGATACTTTTGTAAGCCAAGCTAAAACAACTATTGTAATGGCTGTTAATGGTGAAATTAAAGGAATCATTACTTTAATGGATAAAATTAAATCCAATTCAAAACACACTATTGATGCTTTAGATGAAATGGGCATTGAGACTTATATGCTTACAGGAGATAATGAAAAAACTGCAAGTACTGTAGCAAATTCTGTTGGTATTGATAATGTGATGGCAAATGTATTACCTAATGATAAACTTGATAAGGTTAGCCAACTTCAAAAAGAAGGTAAAAGAGTCTTATTCGTTGGAGATGGAATTAATGATGCTCCTGCACTTTCCCAAGCAGATGTTGGTGTAGCTATGGGTAATGGTACTGATATTGCTATGGAAAGTGGAGATATTGTAGTTATGGAAGGAGACCTTGAGAATGTGGTTGCCTCTATTCAATTCTCTCAAAAAGTCATGACAAGGATTAAAGAAAATCTTTTCTGGGCCTTTGCATATAATATGTTACTTGTTCCAGCAGCTGCAGGTTTACTTTTCTTATTGTTTGATATAGTTTTCCGTCCAGAATGGGCAGGACTAGCTATGGCATTAAGTTCAGTTACAGTTATTAGTTTGTCCTTACTCTTAAAACGTTACATACCACCGATTAAAAGGCAAAGCAATTAA
- a CDS encoding heavy-metal-associated domain-containing protein: protein MAEKELNVVGMHCPSCVMAVELSMKDLDGVEEAKAELDTSSVKVDYDSEKVTDADLIAAVKEAGFDVE, encoded by the coding sequence ATGGCAGAAAAAGAATTAAATGTTGTAGGTATGCACTGTCCTTCATGTGTAATGGCTGTTGAACTTTCTATGAAAGATTTAGATGGTGTAGAAGAGGCTAAAGCTGAATTAGACACTAGCTCTGTAAAAGTGGACTATGATTCTGAAAAAGTCACTGATGCAGATTTAATTGCTGCTGTTAAAGAAGCAGGATTTGATGTGGAATAA